The Pontibacter korlensis sequence TCAACCGGGACTTTACCGCAGCCAGACCGGCCGAAAAGTGGGTGTCGGACATCACCTACATCAGAACAGAAGAGGGCTGGCTCTACCTGACGGCTGTGCTGGACCTGGCCGACCGGAAGGCGGTGGGCTGGGCGTTGAGCCAGACCATGGAGGCGGAGGCCACCACGGTGGCCGCCTTCCAGATGGCTCTCAGCAACAGGCCCTTGAGCGGGGAGTTGCTCTTCCACTCTGACCGGGGCGTGCAGTATTCCTGCAGCGCCTTCAGGGAGCAGCTGGAGGGGATGCCCGTGCTGCAGAGCATGAGCCGCAAGGGCAACTGTTGGGACAACGCCGTGGCAGAGAGCTTCTTTAAGACGATGAAGACCGAAATGGTTTACCACCACAGGTTCGCCACCAGACAAGAGGCCGGGCTGGCCGTGTTCGAATACATCGAGGGCTTCTACAACCGCAAGCGGAGGCATTCGGCACTGGGCTACCTGACCCCTAGCCAGGTTGAGGAAGAATTATATCAACAAAGAAGGGCTGCCTAAGAAAAAGCCTCCAGTAAAACATTGCAATTCCATTGCAGGTATCCGATCCAGAGCACTACGTCGGCGATGGCCGCTGCCCGAGGGTTTACCTCCAGGCCCAGCAGCTGCGCCGGCGTTACGGTATAGCCGCCCGTCATGTCGAGCGTTTTCTGCCCCGGGAAGTGGTTGAGGTACTCGGTTACCTCGCCCTCCAGCCTTTTGAGGTGCTCCAGGGTAACGTACAGGAAGTTGCCGCTCCCGCAGGCCGGGTCCAGCACGCGCACCGAGCACAAACGGCGGTGGAAGCTCTCGATCTCTTTGCGGGCTCCGGCTTCGTCGCCGCTGTCTTCGAGTATGGCCGAGGCGGTGCGGGCTGCTTCCCACTCTTCGCGCAGCGGCTCAATCACGGTGGGCATCACCAAGCGCTCTACGTAGGCGCGGGGGGTGTAGTGGGCACCCAGCTTGTGGCGCTCGCGCGGCTGCAAAGCTCGCTCCAGCAGCGTACCGAAAATGGCAGGCTCCACATCGGCCCAGTTGGCCTCAGCAGCAAGTATAAGCAAATCTAATTGGGCTTCGGTAATAGGCAGCGCCTCGGGGTCTTTAAACAAGTAGCCGTTAAACTGAGGTATTTCTCTGTGTAACGCAGGTGCAAAACCACCTTTATCCATACTCTCCCATAGGGCTTTTAGTGCACTAGGAAAGTACTGGATGTTCTGACGGTACAACTTCAAAAGCTCCTTAAAAGAGTCCTTTGGCAAAAGCTCTACGTCTTCGGCAAACATTGTGAACAGGCAACGCATCAGAAAGCCTGATACTTGTTCCGGTGTGTAGCCAGTCTGCTCCAGCGATGTCGCCAGCTTTGCCAGCCGCTCAGCCAGCTGCCT is a genomic window containing:
- a CDS encoding type IIL restriction-modification enzyme MmeI, translated to MSQISTAAVEQFISRWKASGASERANYQLFLTELCELLGVEKPMPATDKVHEATYTFERPVVFDDGEGKTSTNFIDLYKKDCFVLEAKQGSDKADISEAEKLGAERVKTKTGTATRDTRTWEREMKKAKEQALRYARSLPTTEGWPPFLAVVDVGYCIDLYADFARQGKTYVPFPDPQNYRITLADFENEEVRERLRLLFTEPLELDPSRRAARVTRQLAERLAKLATSLEQTGYTPEQVSGFLMRCLFTMFAEDVELLPKDSFKELLKLYRQNIQYFPSALKALWESMDKGGFAPALHREIPQFNGYLFKDPEALPITEAQLDLLILAAEANWADVEPAIFGTLLERALQPRERHKLGAHYTPRAYVERLVMPTVIEPLREEWEAARTASAILEDSGDEAGARKEIESFHRRLCSVRVLDPACGSGNFLYVTLEHLKRLEGEVTEYLNHFPGQKTLDMTGGYTVTPAQLLGLEVNPRAAAIADVVLWIGYLQWNCNVLLEAFS